A stretch of Brassica napus cultivar Da-Ae chromosome C6, Da-Ae, whole genome shotgun sequence DNA encodes these proteins:
- the LOC106432436 gene encoding uncharacterized protein LOC106432436 has protein sequence MSYAMDKALMALSLEEEDEPFDMPDLPQYKSCERNSRSIIGRILNPDCQKMPGLIREMPRTWQKQGKVRGIALSKEQFQFVFDHEHDLLEVLEKGVHTFNDWTLVIDRWVEKPPEDYLQFIPLWVQIRNLPVNYYTKEAITALGEKIGAVKVVAFDPDKPQVQDYVRIQVRFDVSRPLRKSKVVNLPEGGSAVVLFNYERIRKRCYECQRLNHGKDICPLLNRNREAAALRSKRVIMDSHRNEVILHQDDPLFGVLSEDQVGICKMTGRRKIAPEVLEEMRRYLLMATEEDKKIRIDRVRSSVAEAEKDPFLQKTMLRLETAPTFTNQIDRGKGVVYDFDLNTSVEPRLEDKDSADKLMASAIKANIAGSLVHRWEDLRVSDRKADLRSIVHQAFLPHEPSSSRVSERGHDSTASLHGNSTEYGPGYFVSKPSGVVHKSSKSRRRPYIKKRREQQGQSSGILHQFYGENEGAEKLGSKRKAEDAILKGDKMARLKESRVVPMEGPPKPQ, from the coding sequence ATGTCATACGCTATGGATAAAGCGTTGATGGCTCTATCGttggaagaggaagatgaaCCGTTCGATATGCCTGATCTTCCACAGTACAAATCGTGTGAAAGAAACTCCCGAAGTATTATCGGAAGGATTCTTAATCCAGACTGCCAGAAGATGCCGGGTTTGATTCGCGAGATGCCAAGAACGTGGCAGAAGCAAGGGAAAGTTAGAGGAATAGCTTTGTCCAAGGAACAGTTCCAGTTTGTTTTTGATCATGAACATGATCTGCTGGAGGTTCTAGAAAAAGGTGTTCATACCTTCAACGACTGGACTTTAGTGATTGATCGATGGGTGGAGAAGCCTCCTGAGGATTACTTACAGTTCATCCCTTTATGGGTTCAAATCAGAAATCTCCCTGTCAATTATTATACGAAGGAAGCTATTACCGCTCTTGGTGAGAAGATAGGTGCAGTCAAGGTGGTTGCTTTTGATCCTGACAAGCCACAAGTGCAAGACTATGTAAGGATCCAAGTACGATTCGATGTCTCCAGACCACTACGGAAATCAAAAGTTGTTAATCTTCCGGAGGGAGGCTCTGCAGTGGTTCTCTTTAACTATGAGAGAATAAGGAAGCGATGCTATGAATGTCAAAGATTGAACCACGGAAAAGATATTTGTCCACTTCTGAATAGGAATCGGGAGGCTGCTGCTCTGAGGAGTAAGCGGGTTATCATGGACAGTCACAGAAATGAAGTCATCTTGCATCAAGACGATCCTCTGTTTGGGGTTCTTTCTGAAGATCAAGTTGGAATTTGCAAGATGACAGGAAGAAGGAAAATAGCGCCAGAGGTTTTGGAAGAAATGAGAAGATATTTATTAATGGCAACAGAGGAAGATAAGAAGATTAGAATTGACCGGGTCAGATCATCAGTAGCTGAAGCGGAGAAGGACCCTTTTCTGCAGAAGACAATGTTGCGCCTAGAAACTGCTCCGACCTTTACCAATCAAATTGACAGAGGAAAGGGTGTTGTCTATGATTTCGACCTTAATACTTCCGTTGAGCCAAGATTGGAAGACAAAGATTCTGCTGACAAACTGATGGCTTCTGCAATCAAAGCTAATATCGCAGGTAGCTTGGTTCATCGCTGGGAAGATTTGAGGGTATCAGATAGAAAGGCGGATCTTAGGAGTATTGTTCATCAGGCCTTCCTTCCTCATGAACCTTCCTCGTCAAGGGTGTCAGAGAGAGGTCATGATTCGACAGCAAGCTTACATGGGAACTCTACGGAATATGGTCCTGGATACTTTGTGTCCAAGCCATCCGGGGTTGTCCACAAAAGCTCTAAATCGAGGAGAAGACCTTACATCAAGAAAAGACGTGAACAACAAGGTCAGTCATCAGGAATTCTTCACCAGTTCTACGGTGAAAACGAAGGAGCAGAGAAGCTCGGTTCTAAAAGAAAGGCGGAAGACGCTATTTTGAAGGGTGACAAAATGGCGCGACTCAAAGAATCAAGGGTGGTCCCAATGGAGGGACCGCCGAAGCCTCAATGA
- the LOC106407924 gene encoding uncharacterized protein LOC106407924: MTARILGGDFRVLGEKVQDENMEEIGEHGRPAGDPPDAPDSWVKKVLGCNEGGMPVPEEIVDESFVESNLKLQFLNGEDGEPVITIGEEVLIAMNGLWKRCMIVKVLGKSIPLLSLTRRLKELWKHAGSMFVMDLPKNFFMVRFGVDEEYMNALSGGPWRAFGSYLMVQAWTPEFDPLRDEIVTTPVWVRLAHIPVNFYHKTILMGIAKGLGKPIKVDCTTLKVERARFARICVEVNLNKPLEGTVMINGERYCVSYEGISTICSSCGMYGHLAYSCPRKVLEDTPINAVLPVDMTQKNTEVAGMDTDFIPVKQARKGLTQNGQRGVTLRSNESREMVGNKTLIGSKSRGARQESMSEEIRVSNRFGGLNVEEDMEEQVEESGNREKNKENENTTNIVSGGASKEIAKEFSFGKNGNRGNQQPARLGPKDKKFSNMRGPNPSKTKLRNVGPMRGLVFGPISGESGLSARGKRLRVEKENVGRAGGIFAGDGELDRNEKNFGHVYDKSNAQEKLAEMENLELDEAEASASQGREILESVVA; this comes from the coding sequence ATGACGGCTAGGATTTTGGGTGgtgattttagggttttgggtgAGAAAGTGCAGGATGAAAATATGGAGGAGATTGGGGAGCATGGGAGACCGGCCGGAGATCCACCGGATGCTCCAGACTCTTGGGTGAAGAAGGTATTAGGGTGCAATGAAGGAGGGATGCCTGTACCGGAGGAGATTGTGGACGAGTCTTTTGTGGAATCAAATCTGAAACTACAGTTCCTGAATGGTGAGGATGGAGAACCGGTGATAACGATTGGAGAGGAGGTTTTGATTGCTATGAATGGTTTATGGAAGAGATGTATGATTGTTAAGGTCTTGGGGAAGAGTATCCCATTATTGAGCTTAACGAGAAGGCTGAAGGAGCTATGGAAACATGCGGGATCAATGTTTGTGATGGATCTCCCGAAGAATTTTTTCATGGTTCGTTTTGGAGTAGATGAGGAGTATATGAATGCGCTATCAGGTGGCCCATGGAGGGCTTTTGGGAGTTACCTTATGGTGCAAGCATGGACGCCTGAGTTTGATCCGCTGAGGGATGAGATAGTTACGACACCGGTTTGGGTTCGTTTAGCACATATCCCAgttaatttttatcataaaacgATACTGATGGGGATTGCCAAGGGGTTAGGAAAACCGATTAAGGTTGACTGCACCACGCTAAAAGTTGAAAGAGCTAGATTTGCGAGAATTTGTGTGGAGGTTAACCTTAATAAGCCATTGGAAGGGACAGTGATGATTAATGGTGAGAGGTACTGCGTATCATATGAAGGAATCTCGACGATCTGCTCGTCATGTGGTATGTATGGACATCTAGCCTATTCCTGCCCACGTAAGGTACTGGAGGATACTCCAATAAATGCGGTTCTTCCAGTGGACATGACACAAAAGAATACGGAGGTTGCAGGTATGGATACAGATTTTATCCCAGTGAAACAGGCGAGGAAAGGGCTAACTCAGAATGGGCAGAGAGGAGTTACACTGCGGAGTAATGAAAGTAGGGAGATGGTAGGAAATAAGACGTTGATCGGTAGTAAAAGTCGGGGGGCTCGTCAAGAGAGTATGTCGGAGGAGATAAGGGTTTCGAATAGGTTTGGAGGGTTGAATGTGGAGGAGGATATGGAGGAACAAGTGGAGGAGAGTGGGAAtagagaaaagaataaagaaaatgagaaTACTACTAATATAGTTTCTGGAGGAGCGAGCAAAGAGATTGCGAAGGAATTCTCGTTTGGAAAGAATGGGAACAGAGGGAACCAACAACCAGCTCGATTGGGTCCAAAAGATAAGAAGTTTAGCAACATGAGAGGCCCAAATCCTTCTAAGACCAAACTGAGAAATGTTGGGCCTATGCGTGGTTTGGTGTTTGGCCCAATAAGTGGGGAGAGTGGCCTGTCGGCGAGAGGGAAGAGACTACGAGTAGAGAAGGAAAATGTCGGCCGAGCAGGTGGTATTTTCGCAGGAGATGGGGAGCTAGACAGAAATGAGAAAAATTTTGGGCATGTGTACGATAAAAGCAACGCTCAGGAGAAACTTGCAGAGATGGAGAATCTGGAGTTGGATGAGGCAGAAGCTAGTGCGAGCCAAGGACGAGAAATCCTAGAGAGTGTGGTGGCATAA
- the LOC106407922 gene encoding uncharacterized protein LOC106407922: MRPLAYQFFRFEIGNGRKPFFWFDDWLHVGKLIDITGAVGTHYLGVKRKARVCEAVSGLQWSVRGQRSRYFHELHDKIQNEPVPSPNGGEDLILWRHTGDEYRDHFLANETLNQIRDKHEEVGWSSSVWIAQGVPRFAFITCLAVKNRLATGDRMRTWGIQQDCVLCGEKDKTRDHLFFACPYSYTVWDRLASKLIGSSINPDWNDNLPLLKNGSFT, encoded by the coding sequence ATGCGGCCTTTGGCTTATCAGTTTTTTCGATTTGAGATTGGTAATGGCAGGAAGCCTTTCTTTTGGTTTGATGATTGGTTGCATGTTGGGAAGCTTATTGATATCACTGGAGCGGTCGGTACTCACTATCTGGGTGTTAAACGAAAGGCGCGAGTTTGCGAAGCTGTTTCGGGACTGCAGTGGAGTGTACGGGGGCAGAGGAGTAGGTACTTTCACGAGCTGCATGACAAGATTCAGAACGAACCAGTTCCAAGTCCTAATGGTGGGGAAGATTTGATTCTATGGAGACACACGGGAGACGAATATCGTGATCATTTCTTAGCTAATGAAACTTTGAACCAAATACGGGATAAGCATGAGGAAGTTGGATGGAGCAGCAGTGTTTGGATCGCTCAGGGGGTTCCTAGGTTTGCGTTCATAACGTGCCTGGCGGTTAAGAACAGGCTTGCTACTGGTGATAGAATGCGGACATGGGGCATTCAGCAGGACTGTGTTCTTTGTGGGGAGAAAGATAAGACACGAGATCACTTATTCTTTGCTTGTCCCTACTCCTACACAGTGTGGGATAGGCTAGCAAGCAAGTTAATTGGCTCGTCCATTAACCCAGATTGGAATGATAATCTTCCGTTGCTTAAAAATGGGAGTTTCACTTGA